From one Rhizobium sp. CIAT894 genomic stretch:
- a CDS encoding acyl-CoA carboxylase subunit beta, producing the protein MKEILEELERRRGIARLGGGEARIDAQHKRGKLTARERIDLFLDEGSFEEFDMFVEHRSTDFGMDKSRVAGDGVVTGWGTVNGRTVFVFAKDFTVFGGSLSEAHAEKIMKVQDMALKNRAPIVGIYDAGGARIQEGVAALGGYAEVFQRNVLASGVIPQISVIMGPCAGGDVYSPAMTDFIFMVRDTSYMFVTGPDVVKTVTNETVTSEELGGATVHTTRSSIADGAYENDVETLLQVRRLIDFLPLSNTAPLPEIECYQSVTEVDMSLDTLVPASANKPYDIKELIRKVADEGDFFEIQVSFAGNIVCGFGRVEGSTVGFVANQPMVLAGVLDSDASRKAARFVRFCDCFNIPIVTFVDVPGFLPGTAQEYGGLIKHGAKLLFAYAEATVPKLTVITRKAFGGAYDVMASKHLRGDLNYAWPTAQIAVMGAKGAVEIIFRKDIADPEKIAAHTKMYEDRFLSPFVAAERGYVDEVIMPHSTRRRLARGLKMLRNKDLANPWKKHDNIPL; encoded by the coding sequence ATGAAGGAAATTCTCGAGGAACTGGAACGGCGCCGCGGCATCGCTCGCCTCGGCGGCGGTGAAGCACGTATCGATGCACAGCACAAACGTGGCAAGCTGACGGCGCGCGAGCGCATCGACCTCTTCCTCGACGAAGGCTCCTTCGAGGAGTTCGACATGTTCGTCGAACATCGCTCCACCGATTTCGGCATGGACAAGAGCCGTGTTGCCGGCGACGGCGTCGTCACCGGCTGGGGCACCGTCAACGGCCGCACGGTGTTCGTCTTCGCCAAGGACTTCACCGTTTTCGGCGGCTCGCTGTCGGAAGCGCATGCCGAGAAGATCATGAAAGTGCAGGACATGGCGCTGAAGAACCGCGCGCCGATCGTCGGCATCTACGATGCCGGCGGCGCCCGCATCCAGGAGGGCGTGGCAGCGCTCGGCGGTTATGCGGAGGTGTTCCAGCGCAATGTGCTCGCCTCCGGCGTGATCCCACAGATCTCGGTGATCATGGGTCCCTGCGCCGGCGGCGACGTCTATTCGCCGGCCATGACCGATTTCATCTTCATGGTGCGGGACACCTCCTACATGTTCGTCACCGGCCCCGACGTGGTGAAAACGGTGACCAACGAGACGGTGACATCGGAAGAGCTTGGCGGGGCCACTGTACATACGACGCGCTCTTCGATTGCCGACGGTGCCTACGAGAATGATGTCGAAACGCTACTGCAGGTGCGCCGGCTGATCGACTTCCTGCCGCTTTCGAATACCGCACCGCTGCCCGAGATCGAATGTTACCAGTCGGTGACAGAGGTCGATATGTCGCTCGATACGCTGGTGCCGGCCAGCGCCAACAAGCCTTACGATATCAAGGAACTGATCCGGAAGGTGGCGGACGAGGGGGATTTCTTCGAGATCCAGGTGAGCTTTGCCGGCAATATCGTCTGCGGCTTCGGCCGCGTCGAAGGCTCCACCGTCGGCTTCGTCGCCAACCAGCCGATGGTGCTGGCCGGCGTGCTGGACAGCGACGCCTCGCGCAAGGCGGCGCGCTTCGTGCGCTTCTGCGACTGCTTCAATATTCCGATCGTCACCTTCGTCGATGTGCCGGGCTTCCTGCCGGGGACGGCGCAGGAATATGGCGGCCTCATCAAGCACGGCGCCAAGCTGCTCTTTGCCTATGCCGAAGCGACGGTGCCGAAGCTCACCGTCATCACCCGCAAGGCCTTCGGCGGTGCCTATGACGTGATGGCGTCGAAACATCTGCGCGGCGACCTCAACTATGCCTGGCCGACGGCGCAGATCGCCGTGATGGGCGCCAAGGGTGCGGTCGAGATCATCTTCCGCAAGGATATTGCCGATCCGGAAAAGATTGCCGCGCATACGAAAATGTACGAGGACCGGTTCCTGTCACCCTTCGTCGCCGCCGAGCGCGGTTATGTCGACGAGGTGATCATGCCGCATTCGACCCGGCGGCGGCTGGCGCGGGGACTGAAGATGCTGCGCAACAAGGATCTCGCCAATCCGTGGAAGAAACACGACAACATTCCGCTCTGA
- a CDS encoding ATP12 family chaperone protein, with amino-acid sequence MRDLLNDLSEGLSHPDPIRRAQIQMNKPLPKRFYTDVAVTEHEGSFAVTLDGKTVRTPARQVLAVPTEALARLVAAEWQAQGEEINPMTMPVTRLVNTALDGVTANKQAIFEDILRFSSSDLICYRADGPELLVERQTERWDPVIDWAANDLGARFILIEGVMPQEQPREATAAFAVTLARFDSPMALAALHTVTTLTGSAILALAFACGRVTMEEAWSLAHLDEDWTIEHWGNDEEAEERRAKRFAEFTAATDVFFALSA; translated from the coding sequence ATGCGTGATCTGCTGAACGATCTTTCCGAAGGCCTGAGCCATCCCGATCCCATCCGCCGGGCGCAGATCCAGATGAACAAGCCGCTGCCGAAGCGCTTCTATACCGATGTCGCCGTTACCGAGCACGAGGGCAGTTTTGCGGTTACGCTCGACGGCAAGACGGTGCGCACGCCGGCACGGCAGGTTCTCGCCGTTCCCACGGAGGCGCTGGCGCGGCTTGTCGCCGCCGAATGGCAGGCGCAGGGCGAAGAGATCAATCCCATGACCATGCCGGTGACGCGGCTCGTCAATACGGCCCTCGACGGCGTGACCGCCAATAAGCAGGCGATCTTCGAGGATATCCTGCGGTTTTCCTCCAGCGACCTCATCTGTTACCGCGCCGATGGGCCGGAACTGCTGGTCGAGCGCCAGACCGAGCGCTGGGATCCCGTGATCGACTGGGCGGCGAATGATCTCGGCGCCCGCTTCATCCTCATCGAAGGCGTGATGCCTCAAGAGCAGCCGCGCGAGGCGACGGCCGCCTTCGCCGTGACGCTCGCCAGATTTGACAGCCCCATGGCGCTTGCTGCACTCCACACCGTCACTACGCTCACAGGTTCGGCGATCCTGGCGCTCGCTTTCGCCTGTGGCCGGGTGACGATGGAGGAGGCCTGGTCGCTTGCCCATCTCGATGAAGACTGGACGATTGAGCATTGGGGCAATGACGAGGAGGCCGAGGAGCGCCGCGCCAAGCGCTTTGCCGAGTTCACGGCGGCGACGGATGTTTTTTTCGCCCTAAGCGCCTGA
- a CDS encoding HAD-IA family hydrolase codes for MKLALFDCDGTLVDSAGLIHETMRRTFDKFGKPEPRFEDTKAIIGLSLDIAIARMQGKPHVEPEDIDMTAHYKSLFSVVRQDLDYREPLFPGIREMIDAISGREDLLIGAVTGKSRRGLNLVMETHGFDRSFIVARTADDCPSKPHPAMVTECCDETGINAADAIVIGDAIYDMQMAKAAGAKAIGVAWGYASVDELIANGADAIAYHPNEILRHFS; via the coding sequence ATGAAACTCGCGCTTTTCGATTGCGACGGCACGCTGGTCGACAGCGCCGGCCTGATCCACGAAACCATGCGCCGCACCTTCGATAAATTCGGCAAGCCGGAACCGCGATTCGAGGACACCAAGGCCATTATCGGCCTGTCGCTCGATATCGCGATCGCCCGCATGCAGGGCAAGCCGCATGTCGAGCCGGAAGATATCGACATGACGGCGCATTACAAATCGCTGTTCTCGGTCGTGCGTCAGGATCTCGACTACCGGGAGCCGCTGTTTCCCGGCATTCGTGAAATGATCGACGCGATCAGCGGGCGCGAAGATCTGCTGATCGGCGCGGTGACAGGCAAATCCAGGCGCGGGCTGAACCTCGTGATGGAAACACACGGCTTTGACCGATCTTTCATCGTTGCGCGCACCGCCGACGATTGCCCGTCCAAGCCGCATCCGGCCATGGTGACGGAATGTTGCGACGAAACCGGCATCAATGCCGCCGATGCCATTGTCATCGGCGATGCGATTTACGATATGCAGATGGCAAAGGCCGCAGGCGCCAAGGCGATCGGCGTTGCCTGGGGTTATGCCAGCGTGGATGAGCTGATCGCCAACGGCGCCGACGCGATCGCCTATCATCCAAACGAGATATTGCGCCATTTTTCCTGA
- a CDS encoding RluA family pseudouridine synthase produces MAGIEHIKVEPDEAGMRLDRWFKVHFPGLGFGPLQKLLRSGQVRVDGGRVKSDARVQPGQTVRVPPLDVDAKVKSGPIAGRDLKHSSDFELLSRMVLHEDDKVIVLNKPPGIAVQGGSGVARHIDQMLEAWTSPKGEKPRLVHRLDRDTSGVLVIARTRGAAQKLTAAFRERDTKKTYWALVKGVPRKHEDKISTWLVKEPTADGDRMRIAKHGEDGADHAISFYRVVETAAQNLAWLEMEPYTGRTHQLRVHALHIGHPIIGDPKYFDDDPNWDFPGGVQKKLHLHARHIDIPHPSGGRLRVSAPLPPHMVQTWNLLGLDLAGAERDSE; encoded by the coding sequence ATGGCTGGCATAGAACATATCAAGGTTGAACCCGACGAAGCCGGCATGCGGCTCGATCGCTGGTTCAAGGTGCATTTTCCCGGGCTCGGTTTCGGCCCGCTGCAGAAGCTGTTGCGCTCCGGCCAGGTGCGCGTCGACGGCGGACGTGTCAAATCGGATGCGCGCGTGCAGCCCGGGCAGACGGTGCGGGTGCCGCCGCTGGATGTCGATGCCAAGGTCAAATCCGGACCGATCGCCGGCCGGGATCTCAAACATTCGTCCGATTTCGAGCTGCTGTCGCGCATGGTGCTGCATGAGGACGACAAGGTCATCGTGCTCAACAAGCCGCCGGGTATTGCCGTGCAGGGCGGCTCCGGCGTTGCCCGGCATATCGACCAGATGCTCGAAGCCTGGACCAGCCCGAAGGGCGAGAAGCCACGGCTTGTTCACCGGCTCGACCGCGATACGTCAGGCGTTCTCGTGATCGCCCGCACCCGTGGCGCCGCACAGAAGCTGACGGCCGCCTTCCGCGAGCGCGATACCAAGAAGACCTACTGGGCGCTGGTCAAGGGCGTGCCGCGCAAGCACGAGGACAAGATCTCGACCTGGCTCGTCAAGGAACCGACCGCCGACGGCGACCGCATGCGCATCGCCAAACACGGCGAGGACGGCGCCGACCATGCGATTTCCTTCTACCGCGTGGTGGAGACGGCGGCGCAGAACCTCGCATGGCTGGAGATGGAGCCTTATACCGGCCGTACCCACCAGTTGCGCGTCCATGCCCTGCATATCGGCCATCCCATCATCGGCGATCCGAAATATTTCGACGATGATCCGAATTGGGATTTTCCGGGCGGCGTCCAGAAGAAGCTGCATCTGCACGCACGCCACATCGACATCCCGCACCCCTCCGGCGGCCGGCTGCGCGTCAGCGCGCCGCTGCCGCCGCATATGGTGCAGACCTGGAATCTTCTCGGTCTCGACCTTGCCGGCGCTGAAAGGGACAGCGAATGA
- the crcB gene encoding fluoride efflux transporter CrcB, translating to MIQALLVAVGGAIGSLLRYYVGQWSLRLMGPAFPWGTLAVNVVGCFVIGVFAELIARKFNASVELRLLLITGFLGGFTTFSAFSLDAISLFERGEAVAGGVYIVASVGLSMAAVIAGLAVIRAFA from the coding sequence ATGATCCAGGCTCTTCTCGTTGCCGTCGGCGGCGCTATCGGTTCCCTTCTCAGATATTATGTCGGCCAGTGGTCGTTGAGGCTCATGGGCCCGGCCTTTCCCTGGGGCACGCTTGCCGTCAACGTCGTCGGCTGCTTCGTCATCGGTGTTTTCGCCGAGCTGATCGCACGCAAATTCAACGCTTCGGTGGAACTGCGCCTGTTGCTGATCACCGGCTTCCTTGGCGGTTTCACCACCTTCTCGGCTTTCTCGCTGGATGCGATCTCGCTGTTCGAACGCGGCGAGGCCGTGGCCGGCGGCGTCTATATCGTTGCCAGCGTCGGGCTTTCGATGGCGGCCGTCATTGCCGGGCTTGCCGTCATTCGCGCTTTTGCCTGA